One Coffea arabica cultivar ET-39 chromosome 5e, Coffea Arabica ET-39 HiFi, whole genome shotgun sequence DNA segment encodes these proteins:
- the LOC113690618 gene encoding aspartic proteinase CDR1-like has translation MARNCPVFSLFSKLSLLVFINLCLYSLIEGKTGGFSTHLVHRDSPKSPLYNPSNSHFERLHEAFHRSSARAEYFKKRISHSRSNNRFSRSSSNPFQSTTIPADGEYLMKVSIGTPPVDLLAIADTGSDMTWIECKPCNGCFNQHFPLFDPNKTKSYRHLLCNSSLCWGPGVTCEPENKCGYSELYADGSSSDGDLSTETFTFESSSGRKLRIPNVVFGCTHKTGGGFGETASGIVGLGGGALSIIRQWTESIGGKFSYCVVPRDSNSSSTITFGSNAALSGNGVVSTPLIRQFPDTYYYVNLIGFSVANMRIPYKEISNLDNSFPNDTVTGNIFIDSGTMLTYVPQEFYQKLESDIIKTARGTRVTDPSGFYGLCYKVEKRLQIPKIVARFAGADILLPPNGTFLEVYDGVVCLAIVPVDPADNLAIFGNLLQVNHLIEYDLVNNKVSFLPIDCTKYK, from the coding sequence atggcTAGAAATTGTCcagttttttctttgttttctaaaTTATCCCTTTTAGTCTTCATCAATTTGTGTCTTTATTCCTTGATTGAAGGAAAAACTGGTGGTTTTTCTACTCATCTCGTACATCGTGACTCTCCAAAATCGCCCTTGTATAATCCCTCCAACTCCCACTTTGAAAGGCTTCATGAAGCTTTTCATCGTTCCTCTGCTCGAGCCGAGTATTTCAAGAAAAGAATCTCCCATTCTCGTTCCAACAACCGTTTCTCACGTTCTTCTTCCAATCCATTCCAGTCCACCACCATACCTGCTGATGGCGAGTATCTCATGAAAGTATCCATCGGAACCCCTCCGGTTGATCTCCTGGCCATTGCTGACACAGGAAGCGATATGACGTGGATAGAATGCAAGCCCTGCAATGGATGCTTCAACCAACACTTCCCTCTTTTCGATCCTAATAAAACAAAATCTTATCGACATTTATTATGCAACTCCTCGTTGTGTTGGGGACCTGGAGTTACTTGTGAACCTGAAAATAAATGTGGGTATTCAGAATTGTATGCAGATGGTTCTTCTAGTGATGGGGATCTTTCCACGGAAACTTTTACATTCGAATCAAGCTCTGGAAGAAAGTTAAGAATCCCAAATGTTGTTTTCGGTTGCACGCACAAGACTGGTGGCGGCTTCGGGGAAACTGCGTCCGGGATTGTTGGACTAGGAGGTGGAGCATTGTCGATTATCAGGCAATGGACTGAATCAATTGGTGGTAAATTTTCCTACTGTGTTGTTCCCAGAGATTCAAACTCGTCGAGTACGATCACTTTCGGTAGCAATGCTGCTCTTTCAGGCAATGGAGTAGTTTCAACTCCATTGATCCGGCAGTTTCCAGATACGTACTACTATGTAAATTTAATAGGCTTCAGCGTTGCAAATATGAGGATTCCCTACAAGGAGATATCCAACCTAGACAATTCTTTCCCCAATGATACTGTGACCGGTAACATCTTCATTGATTCTGGAACAATGCTAACGTATGTCCCTCAGGAGTTTTACCAAAAATTGGAATCAGATATTATCAAAACAGCAAGGGGTACACGGGTTACTGATCCGTCAGGCTTCTATGGCCTCTGCTATAAGGTTGAAAAACGTCTACAGATTCCCAAAATTGTTGCTCGCTTTGCTGGTGCTGATATACTTTTACCTCCAAATGGTACATTTCTTGAAGTCTATGATGGGGTGGTTTGTTTGGCTATAGTTCCAGTGGATCCAGCTGATAACCTTGCAATTTTTGGGAACCTGTTGCAGGTAAATCATCTTATTGAATATGATCTTGTAAACAATAAGGTCTCCTTCTTGCCAATTGACTGCACCAAATATAAGTAG
- the LOC113689022 gene encoding aspartic proteinase CDR1, translating into MAANFPVFSMFSKLSLLVFINLFFYPLIEGKDGGFSTHLIHRDSPKSPLRNPSNSFFEMLNKSFHRSFARAEYFKKRVSQSRSKHSSNSSSAPIQSHITSAGGEYLIKVTIGTPPVDFLAIADTGSDLTWIQCKPCKRCYKQDAPLFDPNKTTTYRHLSCNSPLCSDPGTTFCDFRNKCGYRVSYGDGSFSNGDLSTETFTFESCSTRNVSIPNVAFGCGQASGGIFQETSSGIVGLGGGALSIIKQLNGSIGGKFSYCLVPRDSNFSSKINFGSNAVVSGPGVLSTPLIKQYTDTFYYLNLTGFSVGNTRIPYDGLSKPDNSSPNDFPGGNIIIDSGTTLTFVLQDFYQRLEAKVIKITRGTRVSDPGGQFSLCYKVEKRLKIPKIVAHFANADIKLPPDGTFLEVSKGIVCLAIVPTDGIAIFGNVLQINHLIGYDLVNKKLSFLPTSCTKYK; encoded by the coding sequence ATGGCtgcaaattttccagttttctctATGTTTTCTAAGTTGTCCCTTTTAGTCTTCATCAATTTGTTCTTTTATCCACTCATTGAAGGAAAAGATGGTGGTTTTTCTACTCATCTCATACATCGAGACTCTCCAAAATCCCCCTTGCGTAATCCCTCCAACTCCTTCTTTGAAATGCTTAACAAATCTTTTCACCGTTCCTTCGCTCGAGCCGAGTATTTCAAGAAAAGAGTCTCCCAATCTCGTTCCAAGCATTCGTCAAATTCTTCTTCTGCTCCAATCCAATCCCACATCACATCCGCCGGTGGGGAGTATCTGATTAAAGTAACCATCGGAACCCCACCGGTTGATTTCCTAGCCATTGCTGACACAGGCAGCGATCTTACATGGATACAATGCAAGCCCTGCAAACGATGCTACAAGCAAGACGCCCCTCTTTTCGATCCTAATAAAACAACAACTTATCGACATTTGTCATGCAACTCCCCGTTGTGCTCTGATCCTGGAACTACATTTTGTGATTTTAGAAATAAATGTGGGTATAGAGTTTCTTATGGAGACGGTTCTTTTAGTAATGGGGATCTTTCTACAGAAACTTTTACGTTTGAATCCTGCTCTACCAGAAATGTATCAATCCCAAATGTTGCTTTTGGTTGCGGGCAAGCAAGTGGTGGCATCTTCCAGGAAACTTCGTCTGGGATAGTCGGTCTAGGTGGTGGAGCATTGTCGATTATCAAGCAATTGAATGGATCAATTGGTGGTAAATTTTCATACTGTTTGGTTCCCAGAGATTCGAACTTTTCAAGTAAGATCAATTTCGGTAGCAATGCTGTTGTTTCAGGCCCTGGAGTTCTTTCGACTCCATTGATCAAGCAGTATACAGATACATTCTACTATCTCAATTTAACAGGCTTCAGCGTTGGAAATACAAGGATTCCATATGATGGTTTGTCCAAGCCAGACAATTCTTCCCCTAATGATTTTCCGGGGGGTAACATTATTATTGATTCTGGAACAACGCTAACATTTGTGCTTCAGGACTTTTACCAAAGATTGGAAGCTAAAGTTATCAAAATAACAAGGGGTACACGGGTTTCTGATCCAGGAGGTCAGTTTAGCCTTTGCTATAAGGTTGAAAAACGTCTCAAGATTCCCAAAATTGTTGCTCACTTTGCTAATGCTGATATAAAATTACCTCCAGATGGTACATTTCTTGAAGTGTCTAAGGGGATAGTTTGTTTGGCTATAGTTCCAACTGATGGTATTGCAATTTTTGGGAACGTGTTGCAGATAAATCATCTTATTGGATATGATCTTGTAAACAAGAAGCTCTCCTTCTTGCCAACTAGTTGCACCAAATATAAGTAG
- the LOC140007066 gene encoding aspartic proteinase CDR1-like — MAGNCPVPFSSFSKLSLLVFINLILYPFTEGQTSGFSTHLIHRDSPKSPLYNPSDSNYERLHEAFHRSFARAQYFNKRISHSRSKLLSHFSSDSIQSNITSVNGEYLIKVSIGTPAVDVLAIADTGSDLTWIQCRPCIRCFKQDAPLFDPSKSTTYEQVLSCRAPLCRLDPGITVCYPGNICGYGVAYGDNSFSDGDLATDTFTFESSSGGNISIANVAFGCGHENGGIFGVTSSGIVGLSRGALSIIRQLNASIAGKFSYCLTPRNSYISSKIHFGTHAVVSGPGVVSNTLFKKAGDKFYYLDLIGFSVGNVTIRNQGFTKLDNSSPNDGGNVVLDSGATLTYVPRQMYENFETGVIDLTTGTRVPDPGTGANFRLCYNKYSNLQFPEIVAVFSDADLIIPPNNIFVEVSKGVVCSTIVPTDGTPILGNLLQINFLIGYDLVNGMVSFLPTDCTKNH; from the coding sequence ATGGCCGGAAATTGTCCAGtacctttttcttcattttctaagTTATCCCTTTTAGTCTTCATCAATTTAATTCTTTATCCCTTCACTGAAGGACAAACTAGTGGCTTTTCTACTCATCTCATACATCGTGACTCTCCAAAATCCCCCTTGTATAACCCCTCCGACTCCAACTATGAAAGGCTTCATGAAGCTTTTCATCGTTCCTTTGCTCGAGCCCAGTATTTCAACAAAAGAATCTCCCACTCTCGTTCCAAGCTTCTGTcacatttttcttctgattCAATCCAGTCCAACATTACATCCGTCAATGGGGAGTACCTCATTAAAGTATCTATCGGAACCCCAGCTGTTGATGTCCTGGCCATTGCTGACACAGGTAGCGATCTTACGTGGATACAATGCCGGCCCTGCATTCGATGTTTTAAGCAAGATGCCCCTCTTTTTGATCCTAGTAAATCAACGACTTATGAGCAAGTATTATCATGCCGCGCTCCGTTGTGTCGTTTGGATCCTGGAATTACAGTTTGTTATCCTGGAAATATATGTGGGTATGGAGTTGCATATGGAGATAATTCTTTTAGTGATGGGGATCTTGCTACGGACACTTTTACGTTTGAATCAAGTTCTGGCGGAAATATATCAATTGCAAATGTTGCTTTTGGTTGTGGGCACGAAAATGGTGGCATCTTCGGGGTAACTTCCTCTGGGATAGTTGGACTATCACGTGGAGCATTGTCAATTATAAGGCAATTGAATGCATCAATTGCTGGTAAATTTTCCTATTGTTTGACTCCTAGAAACTCGTACATTTCAAGTAAGATCCATTTTGGAACACACGCTGTTGTTTCAGGCCCTGGAGTAGTTTCAAATACGTTGTTCAAGAAAGCTGGAGATAAATTCTACTATCTCGATTTAATTGGCTTCAGTGTTGGAAATGTAACGATTCGAAACCAGGGTTTCACCAAGTTGGATAATTCTTCCCCTAATGATGGGGGTAATGTCGTACTTGATTCTGGAGCAACACTAACGTATGTCCCCAGGCAAATGTACGAAAATTTTGAAACAGGAGTAATTGATTTAACAACGGGTACACGGGTTCCTGATCCAGGTACTGGTGCCAACTTCAGACTTTGCTATAATAAGTATAGCAACCTCCAATTTCCCGAAATTGTTGCTGTCTTTTCTGATGCTGACCTAATAATACCTCCAAACAATATATTCGTCGAAGTCTCTAAGGGGGTGGTCTGTTCGACTATAGTTCCAACTGATGGTACTCCAATTCTTGGAAACCTGCTgcagataaattttcttattggATATGATCTTGTTAACGGGATGGTCTCCTTCTTGCCCACTGATTGCACCAAAAATCATTAA